One window of Quercus robur chromosome 5, dhQueRobu3.1, whole genome shotgun sequence genomic DNA carries:
- the LOC126728115 gene encoding LOW QUALITY PROTEIN: uncharacterized protein LOC126728115 (The sequence of the model RefSeq protein was modified relative to this genomic sequence to represent the inferred CDS: substituted 2 bases at 2 genomic stop codons) — protein MTVTRSSNQGVLQYDLEIERTLRRLRRKVRRNSEEHDLALDSLFASDSDLEEEEVMAGNQTLKELAAPDLNQQPLCITFPTLDATTTFELKSRLIHLLPTFHGLAGEDPHKPLKELHVVCTSMKPMGVTEDQIKLRAFPFSLKDSAKDWLYYLPSESIKTWNEMKKLFLEKYFPASRAANIRKEICGVRQHNEESLHEYWERFKKLCASCLHHQISXXLLIQYFYEGLLPTDRSMIDVASGGALVDKTPEAARNLIANMAANSQQFGTRLNPLYLSMLRR, from the coding sequence ATGACTGTAACTCGATCTTCTAATCAAGGTGTTTTGCAGTACGACCTAGAAATAGAGAGAACTTTGCGCAGGTTAAGGAGGAAAGTTAGGAGAAATTCTGAAGAGCACGATCTAGCTCTTGATTCCTTGTTTGCTAGTGATTCTGATTTAGAAGAGGAGGAAGTCATGGCTGGAAATCAAACTTTGAAAGAGCTTGCTGCCCCTGATTTGAATCAACAACCCTTATGCATAACATTCCCTACTTTAGATGCTACTACtacttttgaattaaaatctAGACTAATACATCTCTTGCCCACTTTTCATGGCCTTGCAGGTGAAGATCCTCACAAGCCTCTAAAGGAGTTGCATGTGGTATGCACGAGTATGAAGCCCATGGGGGTGACTGaagatcaaattaaattaagagcCTTTCCGTTTTCTTTGAAGGATTCGGCTAAGGATTGGCTCTATTATCTACCCTCCGAGAGTATTAAAACATGGAATGAGATGAAGAAGTTGTTTTTGGAGAAATATTTCCCAGCTTCAAGGGCAGCCAACATTCGAAAAGAAATTTGTGGTGTAAGGCAGCACAACGAAGAGTCCCTACATGAATATTGGGAACGTTTCAAGAAATTATGCGCAAGCTGCCTCCATCATCAAATTAGTTAGTAGCTACTTATCCAATATTTCTATGAGGGCCTTCTACCCACTGATAGGAGCATGATTGATGTAGCTAGTGGAGGAGCTTTGGTGGATAAAACTCCTGAGGCCGCGAGAAACTTGATTGCAAATATGGCGGCCAATTCTCAACAATTTGGCACTAGGCTTAACCCTCTCTACCTAAGCATGTTAAGGAGGTAA